Proteins co-encoded in one Leptospira stimsonii genomic window:
- a CDS encoding YceI family protein has protein sequence MILSHAKKFPFLFGIAFAILTTGLLSEKKQKELVVKEANIQFLSEAPQETIRGTVSKAEGSANLETKKVVIRVDLNGLKVPNRMMNNHMHENYLETEKHPIASFAGVITKWDLKNKVVEIEGELGLHGITKKNVKIQGTIEEKENDFLIRSNFEILLTDFKIEIPKLVILKLNEKIRIETSILWQNKE, from the coding sequence TTGATTCTCTCTCATGCGAAAAAGTTTCCGTTTCTTTTTGGGATCGCGTTTGCGATCCTTACGACCGGTCTTCTGTCCGAAAAAAAACAGAAGGAGCTGGTCGTAAAAGAGGCGAACATCCAGTTTTTGAGCGAAGCTCCTCAAGAAACGATTCGAGGAACGGTTTCGAAAGCGGAGGGTTCCGCAAACCTAGAAACGAAGAAGGTCGTGATTCGAGTGGATCTGAACGGTTTAAAAGTTCCGAACCGAATGATGAACAATCACATGCACGAGAATTATCTCGAAACAGAAAAACATCCGATCGCTTCTTTCGCGGGTGTCATCACAAAATGGGATCTGAAGAACAAAGTCGTGGAAATCGAAGGGGAGCTAGGACTTCACGGAATCACGAAGAAAAACGTGAAGATTCAGGGAACGATCGAAGAAAAAGAAAACGATTTTTTGATTCGATCCAATTTCGAAATTCTTCTTACCGATTTTAAAATCGAAATTCCTAAATTAGTTATTTTGAAACTCAATGAAAAAATCAGAATCGAAACCAGCATCCTATGGCAGAACAAAGAATGA
- a CDS encoding DUF1499 domain-containing protein, whose protein sequence is METALLILLCCTSLVGPRTGVYEDELNYCSPRPNCVSSQSSTYNPIHHIDPFHYTEEKEEAFQKLKQKLEDADRVSVLEVNGNYIKTRFYTRVFHFPDTVEFLFEEKTKTVQIRSESILGLFDFLANRRRLNNLREELGWE, encoded by the coding sequence ATGGAAACAGCCCTCTTAATTCTCCTCTGTTGCACTTCTCTAGTCGGACCTCGAACCGGAGTCTATGAAGACGAACTCAACTATTGTTCCCCTCGACCGAATTGTGTTTCCAGCCAGAGTTCGACTTACAATCCGATCCACCATATCGATCCGTTTCATTACACCGAAGAGAAAGAAGAAGCGTTTCAAAAGTTAAAACAAAAATTGGAAGACGCGGATCGAGTGAGCGTCTTGGAAGTGAACGGAAATTATATCAAGACACGATTTTATACGAGAGTCTTTCACTTCCCCGATACCGTGGAATTTCTCTTCGAAGAAAAAACAAAAACCGTTCAGATTCGTTCCGAATCCATACTCGGGCTTTTCGACTTTCTCGCAAACCGAAGAAGGCTCAACAACCTCCGGGAAGAACTCGGATGGGAATGA
- a CDS encoding MauE/DoxX family redox-associated membrane protein, whose amino-acid sequence MKKILDWTLRIVAVVILIPAFYFKLSGAERSIATFSALDAEPFGRYAVGFAELATVLLFLIPRTSWLGAMLGAVIMIGAIGSHISVLGFEGGTGVSFVLALVVLGCCLAEIYTSKDRNPIFTKIFANQD is encoded by the coding sequence ATGAAAAAAATTTTGGATTGGACGCTAAGAATCGTCGCGGTCGTCATTTTGATTCCCGCCTTTTACTTTAAACTTTCGGGAGCAGAACGTTCGATCGCCACTTTCTCCGCGTTGGACGCTGAACCTTTCGGTCGTTATGCGGTCGGCTTTGCAGAATTGGCGACCGTTCTTTTGTTTCTCATTCCTCGGACGAGCTGGTTGGGTGCGATGTTAGGCGCCGTGATCATGATCGGCGCGATCGGTTCTCATATTTCCGTGTTGGGTTTCGAAGGTGGGACAGGCGTTTCCTTTGTTTTGGCGCTGGTCGTCCTTGGTTGTTGCCTTGCTGAAATTTATACAAGTAAGGACCGAAATCCGATCTTTACGAAAATTTTTGCAAACCAAGATTGA
- a CDS encoding PaaI family thioesterase — MKASVRANLSFGSSPDNPDGLQLKITFDEDTQSAYGDFTCPEKFQGQPDVIHPGIISTILDEIMVKINEAMNFKTTTGELTIRFLQPAFVNQPLHLRGWFVKKNKKVIENRAEIENEIGKIVARGKGKYIEVDD; from the coding sequence ATGAAAGCTTCGGTTCGGGCAAACTTAAGTTTTGGATCCAGTCCAGACAATCCGGACGGACTTCAATTGAAAATCACCTTTGATGAAGATACGCAATCCGCTTACGGTGACTTCACTTGTCCGGAAAAGTTTCAAGGTCAGCCTGATGTAATCCACCCAGGAATTATATCTACGATCTTAGACGAAATCATGGTGAAAATTAATGAAGCCATGAATTTCAAAACAACCACTGGCGAACTCACGATTCGTTTTCTACAGCCTGCATTTGTCAATCAACCTCTCCATCTTCGCGGATGGTTTGTAAAGAAGAACAAGAAAGTGATTGAGAATAGAGCTGAAATCGAAAACGAGATCGGAAAGATTGTAGCTCGTGGAAAAGGCAAATACATCGAAGTAGACGACTGA
- a CDS encoding transglutaminase-like domain-containing protein, whose protein sequence is MKTMKPLDSYLTSTYFFDYNSSSVQKFIEGCTNPQDSPLEKLKGFYLGVRDQIRYNPYVVTDSKESYRASEIAESKQNYCIPKSLLFAAGARALGFPSKIGFADVVNHLASERLIQVLGTTTFAFHGYAEILIDGNWIKATPVFDKDLCRKFGVEPLDFDGTKDNVFHSFDGKGKKFMEYVHQRGVFDDFPFEFVIQGLKDFYPDVFGKRLQGDLRKEKPVV, encoded by the coding sequence ATGAAAACGATGAAACCCTTGGATTCTTATCTCACTTCTACTTATTTTTTCGATTACAATTCTTCTTCCGTTCAAAAGTTTATAGAAGGATGTACGAATCCCCAAGATTCTCCTTTGGAAAAGCTCAAAGGATTCTATTTGGGAGTAAGGGATCAAATTCGTTACAATCCGTATGTCGTTACCGATTCGAAAGAATCCTATCGCGCGAGTGAAATCGCGGAAAGTAAGCAGAACTATTGTATTCCAAAATCCCTTCTCTTCGCGGCCGGTGCTCGCGCTTTGGGATTCCCTTCTAAGATCGGATTTGCGGACGTCGTCAATCATCTCGCAAGCGAACGTCTGATTCAAGTTTTGGGAACGACTACGTTTGCGTTTCACGGATATGCAGAAATTCTAATAGATGGAAATTGGATCAAGGCGACACCCGTATTCGATAAGGATCTTTGTAGAAAGTTCGGAGTGGAACCTCTCGATTTCGACGGAACCAAGGACAATGTCTTTCATTCCTTTGACGGGAAAGGTAAAAAGTTTATGGAATACGTTCATCAGAGGGGAGTTTTCGACGACTTTCCGTTTGAATTTGTGATCCAAGGTTTAAAGGACTTTTATCCGGACGTTTTCGGCAAACGTTTGCAAGGCGATCTTCGAAAGGAAAAACCAGTCGTCTGA
- the sufB gene encoding Fe-S cluster assembly protein SufB, with the protein MEQVLEKEANQEDRFYRADNFPKGLTRKVVESISNIKNEPSWLTEFRLKAFEIYEQKPMPNWGFFPNFNVDIDSYTHYIGSNQKKKKSWDEVDPEVLKSFERLGIPEHERKYLAGIEAMNDSETVYANVKKELTDLGILFCDIDTAIREYPDIVRKYLGTVVSVGDNKFSALNSCVFSGGSFAYVPKGVKTPMPLQAYFKVTAASSGQYERTLLIADEGAEIEYSEGCSSVQDKGTNFHTAVVELVAHKNAKIFYTTIQNWKKNMYNWTVKRGLCHERGHITWTDVNIGANTVKYPGIVLQGDHSTGDILSLAFAGGGQIQDTGARIIHVGKNTRSNILAKGVSLDGGINSYRGLVKFTTGSENSYSHVKCDGLMMDNRSQSHAYPYNDVSGQNGTLNYEATVSRIDEDQLFYLQSRGLSEDDAKLLIINGFCEGVTKHLNVEYSVEMTRLIRMILEDGHVIQENNESVVT; encoded by the coding sequence ATGGAACAAGTCCTGGAAAAGGAAGCCAATCAAGAGGATCGGTTTTATCGCGCCGATAACTTCCCTAAGGGTCTTACCCGAAAGGTTGTAGAATCCATTTCGAATATCAAAAACGAGCCTTCCTGGCTTACGGAATTTCGCCTCAAAGCCTTTGAAATCTACGAACAAAAACCGATGCCGAATTGGGGTTTCTTTCCCAACTTCAACGTAGACATCGATTCTTATACTCATTATATCGGATCCAACCAGAAGAAGAAAAAATCTTGGGACGAAGTGGATCCGGAAGTTCTAAAATCATTCGAACGACTGGGGATTCCGGAACACGAACGAAAGTATCTCGCCGGCATCGAAGCGATGAACGATTCCGAAACCGTCTATGCAAACGTGAAGAAAGAATTGACCGATCTTGGAATTCTTTTCTGCGATATTGATACCGCGATCCGAGAATATCCCGATATCGTTCGGAAGTATTTGGGAACCGTCGTGAGCGTCGGTGATAACAAATTCTCCGCCCTCAACAGTTGTGTTTTTTCCGGAGGATCCTTTGCTTACGTTCCAAAAGGAGTAAAAACTCCGATGCCTCTTCAAGCCTATTTCAAAGTGACCGCCGCTTCTTCCGGGCAATACGAACGAACATTACTGATTGCTGATGAAGGCGCAGAGATAGAATATTCCGAAGGATGTTCTTCGGTTCAAGACAAGGGGACCAACTTTCACACTGCGGTTGTCGAACTCGTAGCCCACAAAAACGCAAAGATCTTCTATACGACGATCCAGAATTGGAAGAAGAATATGTACAATTGGACCGTCAAACGCGGGTTATGCCATGAAAGAGGGCATATCACCTGGACCGACGTGAACATCGGTGCAAACACAGTGAAATATCCGGGAATCGTTCTTCAAGGAGATCATTCTACAGGCGATATTCTTTCTCTCGCTTTTGCCGGAGGCGGACAGATCCAAGACACGGGCGCGAGAATCATCCACGTCGGAAAAAATACAAGAAGCAATATATTAGCAAAAGGTGTTTCTCTCGACGGAGGAATCAATTCCTATCGAGGACTCGTAAAGTTCACCACGGGTTCGGAGAATTCTTACTCTCACGTAAAATGCGACGGTTTGATGATGGACAATCGTTCCCAATCGCACGCTTATCCCTACAACGACGTTTCCGGTCAGAACGGGACCTTGAACTACGAAGCGACCGTTTCCAGGATCGACGAAGACCAGCTCTTCTATCTTCAATCCCGCGGTTTGTCCGAAGACGACGCAAAACTACTCATCATCAACGGATTCTGCGAAGGTGTTACCAAACATCTCAACGTAGAATATTCAGTGGAAATGACAAGATTGATTCGAATGATTCTCGAAGACGGTCACGTAATCCAGGAGAACAACGAGTCCGTAGTAACCTAA
- a CDS encoding peroxiredoxin produces the protein MPQVTSLAPDFKAEAVLGKEIKEIKLSDYKGKWVVLFFYPLDFTFVCPTEIIEYDNQLAEFKKLGAEVLGVSVDSAFTHLAWKNTPKKEGGIGDIKYPLIADLTKSISRDYNVLTEGGVALRGTFIIDPAGVIRQATINDLPVGRNIDEAIRLIKAFQFVEKHGEVCPANWDEGKKTMVADPQKSKDYFSAVN, from the coding sequence ATGCCTCAGGTTACATCCCTAGCGCCGGATTTTAAAGCAGAAGCTGTTCTTGGAAAAGAAATCAAGGAAATCAAACTTTCCGATTACAAAGGAAAATGGGTAGTTCTATTCTTCTATCCTCTCGACTTCACTTTCGTTTGCCCGACTGAGATCATAGAATACGATAACCAACTCGCTGAATTCAAAAAGCTCGGAGCGGAAGTGCTCGGTGTTTCCGTGGATTCCGCGTTCACTCACTTGGCTTGGAAGAATACTCCGAAAAAAGAAGGTGGAATCGGCGATATCAAGTATCCTCTCATCGCTGATCTTACAAAGTCCATTTCCAGAGACTACAACGTTCTCACGGAAGGTGGTGTCGCTCTGAGAGGAACGTTCATCATCGATCCTGCCGGAGTGATTCGTCAGGCAACGATCAACGATCTTCCCGTGGGACGTAATATCGACGAAGCGATTCGTCTGATTAAGGCATTCCAATTCGTTGAAAAACACGGTGAAGTATGTCCTGCGAACTGGGACGAAGGTAAAAAAACGATGGTTGCGGATCCTCAAAAATCCAAAGACTATTTCTCTGCAGTGAACTGA
- a CDS encoding DUF5777 family beta-barrel protein codes for MAEQRMNHRIFYFSISVLFLLTFVSPVFSQEQRKSAFLGSSLIHMPSTEDVGKNGLDFRFNHRFGNAKSTSYDFLGLDNGANTQLSLDYGLTDRITVGFARTSFQKTYEARSKVRLLTQDSSFPVTVSFFGVFGQETSEQTQFFGPYLRPSTGIPTFDSNLEKQLNTYELSYKDRQSTLASFLISKRFNDILSIQLSPMFVHRNYVKDHLSNDRTGLDISFRLHLFKRVDFTFATILTPKRDYVGDSYATEDRKTKIGGVEYSTSEVNDLIARGKTIDAAVNNILLSKPVEYTSVPLSFGVDFETGGHVFQFFVTNSRAIAHTQLLRGADYNYDKKEWTIGFNIHRYFSLESSEKPASEKTN; via the coding sequence ATGGCAGAACAAAGAATGAATCACCGTATATTTTATTTTAGTATCTCCGTTCTCTTCCTCCTAACGTTCGTTTCTCCGGTATTTTCCCAAGAGCAAAGAAAATCCGCATTCTTAGGAAGCAGTTTGATCCATATGCCGAGCACGGAAGACGTGGGAAAAAACGGTCTCGACTTTCGTTTCAATCACCGATTTGGAAACGCAAAGTCGACTTCCTATGATTTTTTAGGTTTGGACAACGGAGCGAATACGCAACTTTCCTTGGATTACGGACTTACGGATCGAATCACAGTAGGATTTGCGAGAACCTCGTTTCAAAAAACGTATGAAGCAAGATCTAAGGTGCGCCTTTTGACTCAAGATTCGAGCTTCCCTGTCACCGTCAGTTTTTTCGGAGTTTTCGGACAAGAGACTTCGGAACAGACACAATTCTTCGGTCCGTATCTTCGTCCTTCGACGGGAATTCCAACCTTCGATTCAAACTTAGAAAAACAATTGAACACGTATGAACTGAGTTATAAGGATCGTCAGAGCACCCTCGCTTCCTTTTTGATCTCGAAACGTTTCAACGATATTCTTTCGATTCAACTTTCTCCGATGTTTGTTCATAGAAACTATGTGAAGGATCATCTTTCGAACGATCGAACCGGTTTGGATATCTCGTTCCGACTTCATCTTTTCAAAAGAGTGGACTTTACGTTCGCTACGATTCTCACTCCGAAACGAGACTATGTCGGCGATTCTTATGCGACCGAGGATAGAAAAACAAAGATCGGCGGAGTGGAATATTCCACTTCCGAAGTAAACGATCTCATCGCGAGAGGAAAGACGATCGACGCGGCCGTAAACAATATTCTTCTTTCCAAACCCGTTGAATACACTTCGGTTCCTTTGAGTTTCGGAGTGGACTTCGAGACGGGAGGTCACGTGTTTCAGTTTTTTGTGACGAACAGTCGAGCAATCGCCCACACACAACTCCTCAGAGGCGCGGACTACAACTACGATAAAAAAGAATGGACGATCGGTTTTAACATCCATCGTTATTTTTCTTTGGAGAGTTCCGAAAAACCGGCGAGTGAAAAAACGAACTAA
- a CDS encoding LIC11213 family lipoprotein has protein sequence MNQIRNHVRVGLVLLCISSVFWNCENTKSSDKEDSLKTLAFLLGSSSPLTDITDADCTDPAPAFSTLGQAGTTATCSSCHNAGNANAGLDITSFNSVRNRVTVGNPKGSLLFIKINSGSMRIYNNNAINKAVYCWTLKGANP, from the coding sequence ATGAATCAAATTCGCAATCACGTTCGAGTCGGTCTTGTCTTACTTTGTATTTCTTCCGTTTTTTGGAATTGCGAAAATACAAAGAGTTCGGATAAGGAAGATTCCTTAAAAACCCTTGCTTTTCTTTTGGGTTCGAGTTCGCCTCTGACAGATATCACGGATGCGGACTGTACGGATCCAGCGCCGGCTTTCTCCACACTCGGACAAGCGGGAACCACTGCGACATGTTCTTCTTGTCATAACGCGGGCAATGCGAATGCCGGTTTGGACATCACTTCGTTTAACAGCGTGAGAAACCGAGTTACGGTAGGAAATCCGAAAGGAAGTTTGCTCTTCATTAAGATCAACTCCGGAAGTATGAGAATCTACAACAACAATGCGATCAACAAAGCGGTCTATTGCTGGACTCTCAAGGGAGCAAATCCTTGA
- a CDS encoding methyl-accepting chemotaxis protein, translated as MKTIYRKIQRLGIRKKLMLLFGSVLIPIAILVGLALLNTKDRIKDIETIYEDRVIPLKQLKKISDLYAIHIVDCVHKVRSGAFTPEEGVVNLDKASSGIQKEWSAYNSTFLVSEEIEIIQELNPLFSTSNVAVEEARALMLAKDFVGLGDFAERRLYEKIDPVTEKIEELIQVQLKITDKIYSEAEKEFAFSWIVFIFLSGITLTYILFIAVVYSIQLVKGLNSLSRAIQEADFSHPVEVLEDSEKKDELYLLLIAFRLFQIKVKEMLDTILNFSESIVASSEQLSQAADHLSSNAQSESASVEQISASVEEISSGMEYVNENAESQYSLISSFNGEMRELEGMINKVGEAVKNSLNKISEMYLKTDSGKKTMGDLTDTMEKIENSSVEMQSITAIIKEISEKVNLLALNAAIEAARAGEHGRGFAVVASEITRLAEQTDSSAMTIEELIKASNAEIETGRNIVENSVLVYAEILNGLEHLKESSNQIVATMELQQGKKEKIRFGVDQVDAKSEEIRNSVKEQKVAIAETANAVSNIAITVQNSAANSEQIAGSAVSLLQIAKNLQETMRFLKG; from the coding sequence ATGAAAACGATTTATAGAAAGATACAGAGGTTGGGAATTCGGAAAAAATTAATGCTCCTCTTTGGATCGGTTTTGATTCCGATCGCGATTTTGGTCGGACTCGCGTTACTCAATACAAAGGATAGAATCAAGGACATAGAAACGATCTATGAGGATCGAGTCATTCCCCTCAAACAACTCAAAAAAATTTCCGATCTCTACGCGATTCATATCGTGGACTGTGTTCACAAAGTTAGAAGTGGCGCATTTACTCCGGAGGAAGGAGTGGTGAATTTGGATAAGGCCAGTTCCGGAATCCAAAAAGAATGGAGCGCATACAATTCCACGTTTCTCGTTTCGGAAGAGATAGAGATCATTCAAGAATTGAATCCTCTTTTCTCTACATCCAACGTGGCGGTGGAAGAAGCTCGTGCTTTGATGCTTGCAAAGGATTTTGTCGGCCTTGGGGATTTTGCGGAACGTCGATTGTATGAAAAGATCGATCCCGTGACCGAGAAAATCGAGGAATTGATCCAGGTTCAATTGAAGATCACGGATAAGATTTATAGCGAAGCCGAAAAAGAATTCGCGTTTAGCTGGATCGTGTTTATTTTTCTTTCCGGTATAACCTTGACTTATATCCTTTTCATCGCGGTCGTGTATTCGATTCAACTCGTCAAAGGTTTGAATTCGCTGAGCCGCGCGATCCAAGAGGCGGATTTTTCGCATCCGGTAGAAGTACTAGAGGATTCCGAAAAGAAGGACGAACTATACTTGTTGCTCATCGCCTTTCGTCTTTTTCAGATTAAGGTCAAGGAAATGTTGGATACGATCCTAAACTTTTCGGAAAGTATCGTCGCTTCTTCGGAACAACTTTCACAAGCCGCCGATCATCTTTCTTCCAATGCACAATCTGAATCCGCTTCCGTAGAGCAAATCTCCGCCTCGGTGGAAGAGATCAGTTCCGGTATGGAATACGTAAACGAAAACGCGGAATCCCAATACTCGTTGATTTCTTCGTTTAACGGTGAAATGCGAGAACTCGAAGGGATGATCAACAAAGTCGGAGAAGCGGTTAAGAATTCTTTGAATAAGATCTCGGAGATGTATCTGAAAACCGATTCCGGTAAGAAAACGATGGGGGATCTGACCGATACGATGGAAAAGATCGAAAATAGTTCCGTCGAAATGCAATCCATCACTGCGATCATCAAGGAAATTTCCGAAAAGGTGAATTTGCTCGCTTTGAACGCGGCGATCGAAGCGGCGAGGGCGGGCGAACACGGAAGAGGTTTTGCCGTTGTCGCGAGTGAAATTACAAGACTCGCGGAACAAACGGATTCGAGCGCGATGACAATCGAAGAATTGATCAAGGCGAGTAACGCAGAGATCGAAACAGGAAGAAACATCGTCGAGAATTCCGTGCTGGTTTATGCGGAAATTTTGAACGGACTCGAACACTTAAAAGAATCCTCCAATCAAATCGTCGCTACGATGGAACTTCAACAAGGAAAGAAGGAGAAGATTCGTTTTGGAGTGGATCAGGTGGACGCGAAATCCGAGGAGATTCGAAACTCCGTAAAGGAACAAAAGGTTGCGATCGCAGAGACGGCAAACGCGGTTTCCAATATCGCCATCACCGTACAAAATAGCGCCGCCAATTCCGAACAGATCGCGGGAAGTGCGGTGAGTCTTTTGCAGATTGCAAAAAATTTACAGGAAACGATGCGCTTTTTGAAAGGATGA
- a CDS encoding EAL domain-containing response regulator has product MNQSAQPNLLILDDEEEIAGILGDLAKQCGFDVTITHEAGHFFEKLNSSTQYIILDLMIPGVDGVDVLRMLSGKKLFVSVILISGADRRVLQSAEALAIQYGLKIAGVLEKPIRIQDYQRLLTGLISDKKNETSTLSSVSKRANAEPSSAISPKEIEEAIREEQFILFYQPKINFKTGAIAGFESLVRWYHPVRGLIFPDSFIPTLESYPSLMDAMTEKLILQALGQCSIWNRDFPGIAVAVNISPVSLNKLILPETISKMIESFGLKNNQLIVEVTETQLLENITSTLDILTRIRIRGIGLSVDDFGIGYSSLKQIHRYPFTELKIDRSFVSVAPFDKEALFICQAAIDLGHKLGMTVVAEGIETEEVGELMKKEGCDKGQGYFYSKPMPPDVALQYLAAFKS; this is encoded by the coding sequence ATGAATCAATCCGCCCAACCCAATCTCCTGATTCTAGACGACGAGGAAGAAATCGCGGGAATTTTAGGCGATCTCGCAAAACAATGCGGGTTTGACGTTACGATCACTCACGAGGCGGGTCATTTTTTTGAGAAGTTAAATAGTTCTACTCAATATATTATTTTGGATCTGATGATTCCCGGTGTGGACGGTGTCGATGTGTTGCGTATGTTGTCCGGAAAAAAATTGTTTGTTTCCGTGATTCTTATCAGCGGCGCGGACCGGAGAGTTTTGCAGAGCGCGGAGGCTCTTGCGATTCAATACGGTTTAAAAATTGCAGGCGTTTTAGAAAAACCGATTCGGATTCAAGATTATCAGAGATTGCTAACGGGATTGATTTCAGACAAGAAGAATGAAACTTCGACTCTTTCGTCCGTAAGTAAAAGAGCGAACGCAGAGCCTTCCTCCGCGATTTCTCCCAAAGAAATCGAAGAAGCCATTCGTGAAGAACAGTTTATTCTTTTCTATCAACCGAAAATCAACTTTAAAACGGGCGCTATCGCCGGTTTCGAATCGCTGGTTCGTTGGTATCATCCCGTAAGAGGTCTGATCTTTCCGGATTCGTTTATTCCTACGTTAGAATCCTATCCGAGTCTTATGGATGCGATGACGGAGAAGCTGATCCTGCAAGCGTTAGGCCAGTGCTCGATTTGGAATCGGGATTTCCCCGGAATCGCGGTTGCGGTGAATATTTCTCCCGTGAGTTTGAACAAACTGATCTTGCCGGAAACGATCTCCAAGATGATCGAAAGTTTCGGTCTGAAAAACAACCAACTGATCGTAGAAGTAACGGAAACCCAACTCTTGGAGAATATCACATCGACTCTCGACATTCTTACAAGAATTAGAATTCGGGGAATCGGTCTTTCGGTGGATGATTTTGGAATCGGATATTCTTCTTTGAAACAGATTCATCGTTATCCGTTTACTGAGTTGAAGATCGATCGATCTTTTGTAAGCGTCGCTCCTTTCGACAAGGAAGCTCTTTTTATCTGTCAGGCCGCCATCGATCTCGGACACAAACTGGGGATGACAGTTGTCGCAGAAGGAATCGAAACGGAGGAAGTGGGAGAATTGATGAAAAAGGAAGGTTGTGACAAGGGGCAAGGTTACTTTTACAGCAAGCCGATGCCTCCCGACGTTGCTCTTCAATATCTCGCCGCATTCAAATCCTGA
- a CDS encoding heparin lyase I family protein produces MQIVRKLNLNKKNRIRISVFISILVLNFCNQNEEDSKLQDLLLLGVAYNQSQCGADANLSRKQANRTFFTSFESVSDFSNFYIVPQNYQGSASHDLSSEQVFSGAKSHKGWIYSAYNPTNPWINNNHRGYPTIQLHKTSGGSFVTPVLITFQVWLDMNLKQTSPENEWFSFATIADDASDAWNSPVLVNLSYDGFVHLMHVPSMGQKITSFQTTSLSYPKSQWVQIKVFLDFQNPEGVVKVWQNGTLVSQAKVYCRKKTIAQLHFGLYAPPTVSSGSVYNDDLKIEEIDGTL; encoded by the coding sequence ATGCAAATCGTGAGAAAACTGAATCTCAATAAGAAAAATAGAATTCGTATTTCTGTTTTTATCAGTATTCTTGTTTTAAACTTTTGTAATCAGAACGAAGAAGATTCTAAATTACAAGACCTTCTTCTTTTGGGCGTTGCTTACAACCAGTCCCAGTGCGGAGCGGACGCGAACCTTTCCCGTAAACAGGCCAATCGAACTTTTTTTACTTCGTTCGAATCGGTGAGCGATTTTTCGAATTTTTATATCGTTCCTCAAAATTATCAGGGAAGCGCTTCCCATGATCTTTCTTCGGAGCAGGTGTTTAGCGGAGCAAAATCGCATAAGGGTTGGATTTATTCGGCTTACAATCCTACGAATCCATGGATCAACAACAATCACAGAGGATATCCAACGATTCAACTTCACAAAACTTCCGGCGGGAGTTTTGTGACTCCGGTTTTGATTACGTTCCAAGTTTGGCTCGACATGAATCTAAAACAGACGTCCCCCGAAAACGAATGGTTCAGTTTTGCGACGATCGCGGACGATGCTTCCGATGCTTGGAACAGCCCGGTTCTCGTAAACTTAAGCTACGACGGTTTTGTTCATCTGATGCACGTTCCTTCCATGGGTCAGAAGATCACTTCTTTTCAAACGACTTCACTTTCCTATCCGAAGTCTCAATGGGTTCAGATCAAAGTTTTTTTGGATTTTCAGAATCCGGAAGGGGTGGTCAAAGTCTGGCAGAACGGAACTCTTGTCTCGCAAGCAAAAGTCTATTGTAGAAAAAAGACGATCGCACAACTCCATTTCGGCCTCTACGCTCCTCCGACAGTGTCTTCGGGTTCCGTCTACAACGACGATCTTAAAATCGAAGAGATCGACGGAACTCTTTGA